In the Deinococcus radiophilus genome, one interval contains:
- the moaD gene encoding molybdopterin converting factor subunit 1 — translation MAVRVLLFAHLRRQAEQPEFDVQLSEGASVRDLAAQLSEKGLDLTGCMAAVNETYATPDTALSDGDEVAFLPPVAGGSGGSEGLMQARVTAEPLSLSDAERFVVRPQFGAQSYFVGTVRSPNRGQTVTLIEYEAYASMAEKVLRDAAAQAQTRFAGEGEELAVYLAHRTGRLQPAEASILIGVGSPHRRAALEACDWLIEHVKAVIPVWKLEELEDGQRWVEGVRPAEVL, via the coding sequence ATTGCCGTCCGTGTGCTGTTGTTCGCTCACCTGCGCCGTCAGGCAGAGCAGCCGGAATTTGATGTCCAACTGTCTGAAGGGGCCAGCGTACGTGACTTGGCCGCGCAGCTGAGTGAAAAAGGGCTGGACCTGACCGGCTGCATGGCTGCTGTAAACGAGACTTATGCCACCCCTGATACGGCACTGTCAGACGGAGACGAGGTGGCCTTCCTTCCGCCCGTCGCCGGGGGTAGTGGGGGCTCAGAAGGACTGATGCAGGCTCGGGTGACCGCTGAACCGCTCAGCCTGAGCGATGCGGAGAGGTTCGTGGTCCGGCCCCAGTTTGGCGCGCAGAGTTATTTCGTGGGCACGGTCCGTTCGCCCAATCGGGGGCAAACAGTCACCCTGATTGAGTACGAAGCCTACGCCAGCATGGCCGAAAAAGTGCTGCGGGACGCCGCCGCTCAGGCGCAGACGCGCTTTGCTGGCGAGGGTGAGGAACTGGCTGTGTATCTGGCCCACCGCACCGGACGGCTGCAACCCGCTGAGGCCAGCATCTTGATCGGCGTGGGCAGCCCGCATCGCCGCGCCGCACTGGAAGCCTGCGACTGGCTGATAGAACACGTCAAGGCTGTGATTCCAGTCTGGAAGCTGGAAGAACTGGAAGATGGTCAGCGCTGGGTAGAGGGTGTGCGCCCTGCGGAGGTGTTATGA
- a CDS encoding DUF2256 domain-containing protein, with protein MPKKHVNGRAAQLPAQRREKICPVCGRPFAWRRRWAQQWDEVVYCSERCRRGRNRPSTSP; from the coding sequence ATGCCCAAAAAGCACGTCAATGGCCGTGCCGCGCAGCTTCCTGCGCAGCGCCGCGAGAAAATCTGCCCAGTGTGCGGGCGCCCTTTTGCTTGGCGGCGGCGCTGGGCGCAGCAGTGGGATGAAGTGGTGTACTGCTCAGAGCGCTGCCGGCGGGGGCGAAACAGGCCCAGCACCTCTCCTTAG